In Actinoplanes sp. NBC_00393, a single genomic region encodes these proteins:
- a CDS encoding DUF6297 family protein, with the protein MTSTVALRPVRRWIHRTQAAHRDRGETLATGYVAVFCFAVVVAMLKDPLEAVFRPTVQDLSGTGAVSWAAVCAALLHLTLRRLGPVAVSRPAAYFLLTAPVSRRVLLSPSLRAAAVAAGLAGAAATLGILGHADRRSGSLALVVTGALAGVLLALAAAAVQTRPRLGPVTDAAARSALIAGLATLVAEAAGWTPPAFGGWPAASVVVQLAGALAVVAAAASFFAVRDLARTPNDRILDSARTAGTVADSVYGVEPTFLADMLERDYWSHRRLRSDRLSRRLPPLTGQDLLLARRRTPRLLWTAASATVPLLLANGPRWVMVAVLVAGTMIAARATTATVKTDAANPVLLRLLGLSAREVLRQRLWVPAALATAWATVALVLLQLAGVLPGGPWWLFGLVLGPIGAIAALRAARAGLVRNDLLPLDTPMGAIPTGPLLHAFAGLDLLLLTLPTVAALSLDQPATPALLTVQTAVTLLGVLAYLRYSTPTSVWSFPSADQCWGNQKRVSSFRSMPRSLS; encoded by the coding sequence GTGACCTCCACCGTTGCGCTGCGGCCGGTCCGCCGCTGGATCCACCGCACCCAGGCCGCACACCGTGACCGCGGCGAGACGTTGGCCACCGGTTACGTCGCGGTGTTCTGCTTCGCCGTCGTCGTGGCGATGCTCAAGGACCCCCTCGAGGCGGTCTTCCGGCCCACGGTCCAGGATCTCAGCGGCACCGGCGCCGTCTCCTGGGCGGCCGTCTGCGCCGCCCTGCTGCACCTCACCCTGCGCCGCCTCGGCCCGGTCGCGGTCAGCCGCCCCGCCGCGTACTTCCTGCTCACCGCCCCGGTCAGCCGTCGCGTGCTGTTGAGCCCGTCGCTGCGTGCCGCCGCCGTCGCCGCGGGCCTCGCCGGCGCCGCCGCCACGCTGGGCATCCTCGGCCACGCCGACCGGCGCAGCGGTTCGCTCGCCCTGGTGGTGACCGGGGCGCTGGCCGGCGTACTGCTGGCCCTCGCCGCGGCGGCCGTCCAGACCCGGCCACGCCTGGGTCCGGTCACCGATGCGGCGGCCCGGTCGGCCCTGATCGCGGGCCTGGCCACCCTGGTCGCCGAAGCTGCCGGGTGGACACCGCCCGCCTTCGGCGGCTGGCCCGCGGCCTCCGTCGTGGTCCAGCTCGCCGGGGCCCTCGCGGTGGTCGCCGCCGCCGCCTCCTTCTTCGCCGTACGCGACCTCGCGCGCACCCCGAACGACCGCATCCTGGACTCGGCCCGGACCGCCGGCACCGTGGCCGACTCGGTGTACGGCGTGGAGCCCACCTTCCTCGCCGACATGCTGGAACGGGACTACTGGTCCCATCGCCGCCTGCGGTCGGACCGCCTGTCCCGCCGGCTGCCGCCGTTGACCGGCCAGGATCTGCTGCTGGCCCGGCGCCGCACGCCGCGCCTGCTCTGGACGGCTGCCTCCGCCACTGTCCCGCTGCTGCTCGCCAACGGACCGCGCTGGGTGATGGTCGCGGTGCTGGTGGCCGGGACGATGATCGCCGCGCGGGCCACCACCGCCACGGTGAAGACCGACGCGGCGAACCCGGTCCTGCTCCGCCTGCTGGGCCTGTCCGCACGCGAAGTGCTGCGCCAGCGGCTGTGGGTGCCCGCCGCGCTCGCCACCGCCTGGGCCACCGTCGCCCTGGTGCTTCTCCAATTGGCCGGCGTTCTGCCCGGCGGTCCGTGGTGGCTGTTCGGCCTGGTTCTCGGCCCGATCGGCGCGATCGCCGCGCTGCGCGCCGCCCGGGCCGGCCTGGTCCGCAACGACCTGCTGCCCCTCGACACCCCGATGGGCGCGATTCCCACCGGTCCCCTGCTGCACGCCTTCGCCGGGCTGGATCTGCTCCTGCTGACGCTGCCCACGGTCGCGGCGCTGAGCCTGGACCAGCCGGCCACCCCGGCCCTGCTGACCGTCCAGACCGCCGTCACCCTGCTCGGCGTCCTCGCCTACCTCCGGTACTCCACACCGACCAGCGTGTGGAGCTTTCCCTCCGCTGATCAGTGCTGGGGCAATCAGAAGAGGGTTAGTTCGTTTCGTTCCATGCCTCGGAGTTTGTCGTAG
- the nucS gene encoding endonuclease NucS, translated as MRLVIAKCSVDYVGRLSAHLPPAVRLLMVKADGSVSIHADDRAYKPLNWMSPPCKLQEAPGVWKVVNKAGEELRITLEEIFQDYSYELGVDPGLVKDGVEAHLQELLAEHPETFGEGWTLVRREYMTAIGPVDLLCKDADGGSVAVEVKRRGEIDGVEQLTRYLELMNRDPLLAPVKGVFAAQEIKPQARVLATDRGIRCVVVDYDKLRGMERNELTLF; from the coding sequence GTGCGTCTGGTCATCGCGAAATGCTCCGTGGACTATGTCGGCCGTCTCTCCGCCCACCTGCCCCCGGCGGTCCGGCTGTTGATGGTCAAGGCCGACGGGTCGGTGTCGATCCACGCCGACGACCGTGCCTACAAGCCGCTCAACTGGATGAGCCCCCCGTGCAAGCTGCAGGAGGCGCCCGGGGTGTGGAAGGTGGTGAACAAGGCCGGCGAGGAGCTACGGATCACCCTGGAGGAGATCTTCCAGGATTATTCGTACGAGTTGGGCGTCGACCCCGGCCTGGTCAAGGACGGCGTCGAGGCGCACCTGCAGGAGCTCCTGGCGGAACACCCGGAAACCTTCGGCGAGGGCTGGACACTGGTCCGCCGCGAGTACATGACCGCGATCGGCCCGGTGGACCTCCTGTGCAAGGACGCCGACGGCGGTTCCGTGGCGGTCGAGGTGAAACGCCGGGGCGAGATCGACGGCGTCGAGCAGCTGACCCGCTACCTCGAACTGATGAACCGCGACCCCCTGCTCGCCCCGGTGAAAGGCGTCTTCGCCGCCCAGGAGATCAAGCCCCAGGCGCGGGTCCTCGCCACCGACCGCGGAATCCGCTGCGTGGTCGTCGACTACGACAAACTCCGAGGCATGGAACGAAACGAACTAACCCTCTTCTGA
- a CDS encoding DUF4126 domain-containing protein, translated as MFEALTGTGLAASAGLNAYIPLLTMGLLARYTEAISLPAGWSWLSNGWTLIILGLLLTIEVVADKVPVVDHMNDVVQTFVRPTAGGLAFGAGSASETVTVSDPGSFFTSHQWVPIVVGGLIALGVHGIKSASRPVVNASTAGIGAPVASTAEDFGSVVMSVVAIVLPILVLIGLVVLLWSAVWVVRRRRRRRRERNSGIETRQLFG; from the coding sequence GTGTTCGAAGCATTGACCGGCACCGGTCTCGCCGCATCAGCCGGCCTGAATGCCTATATTCCGCTGCTCACGATGGGTCTGCTGGCCCGGTACACGGAGGCGATCAGCCTGCCGGCCGGCTGGTCGTGGCTGTCCAACGGCTGGACCCTGATCATTCTGGGCCTGTTGCTCACGATCGAGGTGGTGGCCGACAAGGTCCCGGTCGTGGATCACATGAACGACGTGGTGCAGACGTTCGTCCGGCCGACCGCGGGCGGGCTGGCGTTCGGCGCCGGTTCGGCGTCCGAGACGGTGACCGTGTCCGACCCGGGCTCGTTCTTCACCTCGCACCAGTGGGTGCCGATCGTGGTCGGCGGGCTGATAGCGCTGGGCGTGCACGGCATCAAGAGCGCGTCGCGGCCGGTGGTGAACGCGAGCACGGCGGGCATCGGGGCGCCGGTCGCCAGCACCGCCGAGGATTTCGGCAGCGTGGTGATGTCCGTGGTGGCCATCGTGCTGCCGATTCTGGTGCTGATCGGCCTGGTCGTGCTGCTGTGGAGCGCGGTGTGGGTGGTCCGCCGCAGACGACGGCGCCGGCGTGAACGAAACTCCGGTATCGAGACCCGCCAACTATTTGGTTGA